One part of the Truepera radiovictrix DSM 17093 genome encodes these proteins:
- a CDS encoding YraN family protein: MRHWAEEVAKAHLQRLGYRVVAENYRVRGAEIDLIAEAEGVLVIVEVKQRRRDRFGTPAEQLTPQKLRRLQQAALLYLAERYGRDDLPLRFDAVLVSGSRERYRLEHLQRIL; the protein is encoded by the coding sequence GTGCGGCACTGGGCCGAGGAGGTCGCTAAGGCGCACCTGCAGCGCTTGGGCTACCGCGTCGTGGCCGAGAACTACCGCGTGCGCGGGGCCGAGATCGACCTCATCGCCGAAGCCGAAGGGGTGCTCGTCATCGTCGAGGTCAAGCAGCGCCGCCGCGACCGCTTCGGCACCCCCGCGGAGCAGCTGACGCCCCAAAAGCTCAGGCGGCTCCAGCAGGCCGCGCTCCTCTACCTCGCGGAGCGCTACGGCCGCGACGATCTGCCGCTGCGCTTCGACGCCGTACTGGTCTCCGGGAGCCGCGAGCGCTACCGGCTCGAGCACCTGCAAAGAATTCTCTAG
- a CDS encoding phosphoribosylanthranilate isomerase — protein MRVKICGVTRTEDALLAEAAGADAVGFIFAERSKRHVTLEAAREMSAALGPFIARVGVFVDAPFEEVVACVRALRLDAVQLHGGEDAPYAAALQRHVRVVRAVGFSPELDPAALSGYPADALLLDGLTPGSGERFSWAAAAAFRGWPRLLLAGGLTPDNVAAGIAALRPYGVDVASGVELRPGVKDPRKVQDFVRAAKSL, from the coding sequence GTGCGCGTCAAGATCTGCGGCGTCACCCGCACCGAGGACGCGCTCCTCGCCGAAGCCGCGGGGGCGGACGCGGTGGGGTTTATCTTCGCCGAACGCTCCAAGCGCCACGTGACCCTCGAAGCGGCCAGGGAGATGAGCGCGGCCTTGGGACCCTTTATCGCTCGCGTCGGCGTCTTTGTCGACGCCCCCTTCGAGGAGGTCGTGGCGTGCGTCAGGGCGCTTCGCCTCGACGCCGTGCAGCTGCACGGGGGCGAAGACGCCCCCTATGCGGCGGCGCTACAGCGGCACGTCCGGGTCGTGCGCGCCGTGGGGTTCTCCCCCGAGCTCGACCCCGCGGCGCTGAGCGGCTACCCCGCCGACGCGCTGCTCCTCGACGGGCTCACCCCCGGCAGCGGGGAGCGCTTCTCGTGGGCGGCGGCGGCGGCCTTTCGGGGGTGGCCGCGCCTCCTCCTCGCCGGCGGGCTCACCCCCGACAACGTCGCCGCCGGTATCGCGGCGCTCCGCCCCTACGGGGTCGACGTAGCCTCGGGGGTCGAGCTCCGCCCGGGGGTCAAAGACCCCCGCAAAGTACAAGATTTTGTACGCGCCGCGAAGTCGCTTTAA
- a CDS encoding acyl-CoA carboxylase subunit beta, giving the protein MDELKSSLTLTERREGPFHAHRKAWKALAAQLAADRARLAAGGGEGAVARQHAKGRLTARERVAALVDPGTPFDELMTFAGDGLYPEVGGAPSGGVVTGIGRVAGRNWLIIANDATVKAGAFFPITAKKVIRAQTIALENHLPVIYLVDSAGVYLPMQDEIFPDQDDFGRVFYLNARLSAAGVPQLAAIMGNCVAGGAYLPVMCDTLVMTEGSGLYLAGPALVKAAIGQNVSSEELGGGRLHAEVSGTADYLERSDADALQRLRTLAGSYAPAAQAPWALGRTESREPKLPADDLYGLVPADGGTAPYDVREVIGRLVDASQFSEYRARYGRTIVCGTARLGGFSVGIVANQRLVVRNKGRLEVGGVIYAEAADKAARFVLNCNQAGIPILFLHDVTGFMVGRESEAEGIIRRGAKLVNAVSNSVVPRLSVILGGSYGAGHYAMCGKAYGPRFLYAWPSARYSVMGGQQAAKTILDIQVAQLKRRGVTPDDAALAELYERIKADYDRALDIRYAAARLWVDEVILPLETRERLIRALEVCALNPQQEALKLGVFQV; this is encoded by the coding sequence ATGGACGAACTCAAAAGCAGCCTAACGCTAACGGAACGCCGCGAGGGACCCTTTCACGCCCACCGCAAAGCCTGGAAGGCGCTCGCTGCCCAGCTCGCCGCCGACCGCGCGCGGCTCGCCGCCGGCGGGGGGGAGGGGGCGGTAGCGCGGCAGCACGCCAAGGGCCGCTTAACGGCGCGCGAGCGCGTCGCGGCGCTTGTCGACCCCGGTACGCCCTTCGACGAGCTGATGACCTTCGCCGGCGACGGGCTCTATCCAGAAGTCGGCGGTGCGCCCTCTGGTGGCGTGGTCACGGGGATCGGGCGGGTGGCCGGGCGCAACTGGCTGATCATCGCCAACGACGCGACTGTCAAGGCCGGGGCGTTTTTCCCGATCACCGCCAAAAAGGTCATCCGGGCGCAGACGATCGCGCTCGAAAACCACCTGCCGGTCATCTACCTGGTCGACTCGGCGGGGGTCTATCTGCCCATGCAAGATGAGATCTTCCCCGACCAGGACGACTTCGGGAGGGTGTTTTACCTCAACGCGCGCCTCAGCGCCGCCGGCGTGCCGCAGCTCGCAGCGATCATGGGCAACTGCGTGGCGGGCGGGGCCTACCTGCCGGTCATGTGCGACACGCTGGTGATGACGGAGGGGTCGGGGCTCTACCTGGCAGGTCCGGCGCTCGTCAAAGCGGCGATCGGTCAGAACGTCTCGAGCGAGGAGCTGGGCGGCGGCCGTCTCCACGCCGAGGTCTCCGGCACCGCCGACTACCTCGAGCGGAGCGACGCGGACGCTCTGCAGCGCCTGCGGACGCTCGCCGGCAGCTACGCCCCCGCCGCTCAAGCCCCGTGGGCTTTGGGGCGCACTGAGAGCCGCGAGCCGAAGCTGCCGGCAGACGACCTCTATGGCCTGGTGCCGGCCGACGGCGGCACCGCCCCCTACGATGTCCGCGAGGTCATCGGTCGGCTCGTCGACGCCTCGCAGTTTAGCGAGTACCGGGCGCGCTACGGCCGCACCATCGTCTGCGGCACCGCGCGGCTCGGCGGTTTCTCGGTCGGCATCGTTGCCAACCAGCGCCTGGTGGTGCGCAACAAGGGGCGGCTCGAGGTCGGCGGGGTGATCTACGCCGAGGCGGCGGACAAGGCCGCCCGGTTTGTCCTCAACTGCAACCAAGCGGGCATTCCCATCCTCTTTTTGCACGACGTCACGGGTTTCATGGTGGGGCGGGAGAGCGAAGCCGAGGGGATCATCCGGCGCGGCGCCAAGCTCGTCAACGCGGTCTCCAACAGCGTCGTGCCGCGCCTCAGCGTGATCTTGGGGGGCTCTTATGGCGCGGGGCACTACGCGATGTGCGGCAAGGCCTACGGCCCCCGCTTTCTCTACGCGTGGCCCTCGGCGCGCTACAGCGTGATGGGGGGGCAGCAGGCGGCCAAGACGATCCTGGACATCCAGGTCGCGCAGCTTAAGCGGCGCGGGGTGACGCCCGACGACGCGGCCCTCGCGGAGCTCTACGAGCGCATCAAGGCCGACTACGACCGCGCGCTCGACATCCGCTACGCCGCCGCGCGGCTCTGGGTCGACGAGGTGATCTTGCCCTTGGAGACCCGCGAACGCCTCATCCGCGCGCTCGAGGTCTGCGCGCTTAACCCGCAGCAAGAGGCGCTCAAGCTAGGGGTGTTTCAGGTCTAG
- a CDS encoding DinB family protein, producing MNLRDTTLRQTLEKLLRGEGAHVSLLGALEGLPPEWRTHRPPGLHSIWQLLEHVRIAQHDLLHYTVDPAWRSPEWPGGYWPENRSDLPESAWQAALEGYARDLEAFVALVRDPTCDLVAPLPHHPEHTPLRQVLLAADHTAYHAGQIVDLRRMLGDWPPKRRSRS from the coding sequence ATGAACCTACGCGACACCACCCTGCGCCAGACCCTCGAAAAGCTGCTTCGCGGCGAGGGCGCGCACGTCAGCCTTCTGGGCGCCCTCGAAGGGCTCCCCCCCGAGTGGCGCACCCACCGCCCACCCGGGTTGCACTCCATCTGGCAGCTCCTCGAGCACGTCCGCATCGCGCAGCACGACCTGCTCCACTACACCGTCGACCCCGCGTGGCGTTCGCCCGAGTGGCCGGGGGGCTACTGGCCCGAAAACCGCAGCGACCTCCCCGAGAGCGCCTGGCAGGCCGCTCTGGAGGGCTACGCGCGCGACCTCGAGGCCTTTGTCGCCCTCGTTCGCGACCCGACGTGCGACCTCGTTGCCCCGCTCCCCCACCACCCCGAGCACACCCCCTTGCGGCAGGTTCTGCTCGCGGCCGACCACACCGCCTACCACGCGGGGCAGATCGTCGACTTGCGGCGGATGCTGGGCGACTGGCCGCCGAAGCGCCGTTCGCGCAGCTAG
- a CDS encoding vWA domain-containing protein: protein MSFAQPLFLGLLAALPLIVWLHFLRARRRTERVSALFLWVQAREAAAQRRRLSPTWLLVAQLLFVTLLALALAQPQFGRPAVPPRILILDASASMAAEEPQGTRLAQAVALAEGLLGGAGEVAVVRAGLAATVVQPLTSDHAAVRAALSGLEAADASAALGEALELARTLAPDAELHVIGDQAPPPGWQVYVHPVGTEVPNVGISALEAAFGRLFASVVSNTPYPQTLELVFERGDESVRTTVLVPARGQANVSVPVDDTGGVYRARLEGLGEDALALDNEAWIGSRELRALVSPPSTPVERALGAMPGVAVQSLLLREGDSLPEAELTVWLGLPPDPLPAGDVILFAPPQEAPTYGRVADWVRSDPLLRFVDLAGVVLPLASAEQLRAWSPLPLAEAEVLAQTSALTPALLRWRADGRTVLFFPFYPSQTDLVRRPAFPVLLANAVAEGRTDAPLPLGTPLGGGARALAPGLFEVGERTVAASLLSAAESRLEVTAQPRVPPEAARPAASPPQGRTGARLPFWLLVVAVALLLAEWLLWSRGRGLGYRLRRGA, encoded by the coding sequence TTGAGCTTCGCGCAACCGCTCTTTCTGGGGTTGCTCGCGGCGCTGCCACTCATCGTGTGGCTCCACTTTTTAAGGGCGCGCCGGCGCACCGAGCGGGTCTCGGCCCTGTTCTTGTGGGTGCAGGCGCGCGAGGCGGCCGCGCAGCGCCGGCGCCTCTCACCGACGTGGCTGCTCGTCGCGCAGCTGCTTTTCGTGACGCTTTTAGCGCTCGCTCTGGCGCAACCGCAGTTCGGGCGCCCCGCCGTCCCGCCCCGCATCCTCATCCTCGACGCTTCGGCCAGCATGGCCGCCGAGGAGCCGCAGGGGACGCGCCTCGCGCAGGCGGTAGCGCTCGCCGAGGGGTTGCTTGGCGGCGCCGGTGAGGTCGCGGTGGTGCGCGCGGGTCTCGCCGCGACCGTGGTGCAACCCCTGACCAGCGACCACGCCGCCGTGCGCGCGGCGCTCTCGGGGCTCGAGGCCGCCGACGCAAGCGCCGCACTCGGGGAGGCGCTCGAGCTCGCCCGCACGCTCGCCCCCGACGCGGAGCTGCACGTGATCGGCGACCAGGCCCCGCCCCCCGGATGGCAGGTCTACGTGCACCCCGTCGGGACAGAGGTTCCGAACGTGGGGATCAGCGCGCTCGAAGCGGCGTTTGGTCGGCTCTTCGCCTCGGTGGTGTCGAATACCCCCTACCCGCAGACGCTCGAACTCGTCTTCGAGCGCGGTGATGAGAGCGTCCGCACCACGGTGCTCGTCCCGGCGCGCGGCCAGGCCAACGTCTCGGTGCCGGTCGATGACACCGGCGGCGTCTACCGCGCGCGGCTCGAGGGTTTGGGCGAGGACGCGCTCGCGCTCGACAACGAAGCCTGGATCGGCAGCCGCGAGCTGCGCGCGCTCGTGAGCCCGCCGAGCACCCCCGTGGAGCGCGCCCTCGGGGCGATGCCGGGGGTCGCCGTGCAGAGCCTGCTCCTGCGCGAGGGGGACAGCTTGCCCGAGGCTGAGCTCACCGTCTGGCTCGGTTTGCCGCCCGACCCGCTCCCCGCGGGCGATGTGATCCTCTTTGCGCCCCCGCAGGAAGCGCCGACCTACGGGCGCGTCGCCGACTGGGTGCGGAGCGACCCGCTCCTGCGCTTTGTCGACCTCGCCGGGGTGGTGCTGCCCCTGGCGAGCGCCGAGCAGCTGCGGGCGTGGTCGCCGCTCCCTCTGGCGGAGGCCGAGGTGCTCGCGCAGACGAGCGCGCTCACCCCGGCGCTGCTGCGTTGGCGCGCGGACGGGCGCACGGTGCTCTTCTTCCCCTTCTACCCGTCGCAGACCGACCTCGTCCGCCGCCCCGCTTTTCCCGTGCTGCTCGCGAACGCGGTCGCCGAGGGGCGCACCGACGCGCCCCTGCCGCTCGGCACCCCGCTAGGCGGCGGGGCGCGCGCGCTAGCGCCGGGGCTCTTCGAGGTGGGTGAGCGCACCGTGGCGGCGAGCCTGCTGAGCGCTGCGGAGTCGCGCCTCGAGGTCACCGCACAGCCGCGCGTTCCGCCGGAGGCCGCGCGCCCTGCCGCGTCCCCCCCCCAGGGGCGCACCGGCGCGCGCTTGCCGTTCTGGCTGCTTGTGGTAGCGGTAGCGCTGCTGCTCGCCGAGTGGCTGCTCTGGTCGCGCGGGCGCGGTTTGGGCTACCGTCTGCGGCGCGGCGCGTAG
- a CDS encoding metal-sulfur cluster assembly factor has product MSELPSKEALLEALKVVKDPEIPVNVVDLGLIYRLEVKEGGEVDIDMTLTSMGCPVQDMIQADAELACVQVEGVKKVNVEFVWSPPWSPAKMSEDGKKQMRMFGFNF; this is encoded by the coding sequence ATGAGCGAACTGCCGAGCAAAGAGGCGCTCCTCGAGGCGCTCAAGGTCGTCAAAGACCCCGAGATCCCGGTGAACGTCGTCGACCTGGGGCTCATCTACCGCCTCGAGGTCAAAGAGGGTGGCGAGGTCGACATCGACATGACCCTGACCAGCATGGGCTGCCCCGTTCAGGACATGATCCAAGCGGACGCGGAGCTGGCCTGCGTGCAGGTCGAGGGGGTTAAAAAGGTCAACGTCGAGTTCGTCTGGTCCCCCCCCTGGTCGCCCGCGAAGATGTCCGAGGACGGCAAAAAGCAGATGCGCATGTTTGGCTTTAACTTCTAG
- a CDS encoding 23S rRNA (pseudouridine(1915)-N(3))-methyltransferase RlmH produces the protein MKYRVVAIGRLKRGFYAEGCAHYAARLKAYAPLELLELKEGRGQDLESVKQQEGEALLGAARGYLIALDERAQQRRSEALAERVTALETRGVSQVSLLIGGAAGLSELVREAAGELWSLSALTLPHELARLVLLEQLYRLETIRAGHPYHRA, from the coding sequence GTGAAGTACCGCGTCGTCGCCATCGGCCGACTCAAGCGCGGCTTCTACGCCGAGGGGTGCGCGCACTACGCCGCGCGCCTCAAGGCTTACGCGCCGCTAGAGCTGCTCGAGCTCAAAGAGGGGCGCGGTCAGGACCTCGAGAGCGTCAAACAGCAGGAGGGGGAGGCGCTCTTGGGGGCGGCTAGGGGCTACCTCATCGCGCTCGACGAACGCGCTCAGCAGCGGCGGTCCGAGGCTTTGGCCGAACGCGTCACGGCGCTTGAGACGCGCGGGGTCAGCCAGGTCAGCCTGCTGATCGGTGGTGCGGCTGGGCTGAGCGAGCTCGTGCGGGAGGCCGCTGGGGAGCTCTGGAGCCTCTCCGCGCTGACGCTCCCGCACGAGCTCGCGCGGCTCGTCCTGTTAGAGCAGCTCTACCGCCTCGAGACGATCCGCGCCGGTCACCCTTACCACCGGGCGTAG
- the thyX gene encoding FAD-dependent thymidylate synthase yields MTPPPHAADDPQTEPLLDREYRVLDKGFVRLVDHMGGDARIVQAARVSYGAGTKSTREDAQLIDYLMRQGHTSPFEQVVMTFHLKMPLFVARQWLRHRTARVNELSGRYSVLRDEFYVPEALRGQDESNKQGSAGALGEEANAQLLAELVASQARAYDTYEALLEAGVARELARINLPLSLYTEFYWQIDLHNLFHFLKLRLDPHAQREIRMYAEALLAFAKGVAPVACAAFEEHVLCAKTFSRGELELLRAAIDSGALQAALETSDLRASRRRELLEKLGFADAQRLA; encoded by the coding sequence ATGACACCCCCCCCCCACGCCGCCGACGACCCCCAGACCGAGCCGCTTTTAGACCGCGAATACCGCGTGCTCGACAAGGGCTTCGTCCGCCTGGTGGACCACATGGGGGGGGACGCGCGCATCGTGCAAGCCGCGCGCGTCTCTTATGGCGCGGGCACCAAGAGCACCCGCGAGGACGCCCAACTCATTGACTACCTCATGCGCCAGGGTCACACCAGCCCCTTCGAACAGGTGGTCATGACCTTTCACCTCAAGATGCCCCTCTTTGTCGCCCGGCAGTGGCTTAGGCACCGCACCGCCCGCGTGAACGAGCTCTCCGGGCGCTACAGCGTGCTGCGTGACGAGTTCTACGTCCCCGAAGCGCTAAGGGGCCAGGACGAGAGCAACAAGCAGGGCTCGGCGGGGGCGCTCGGCGAGGAGGCCAACGCGCAGCTCCTAGCGGAGCTCGTCGCCTCTCAGGCGCGCGCCTACGACACCTACGAGGCCCTGCTGGAGGCGGGCGTGGCGCGCGAACTCGCCCGCATCAACCTGCCGCTGTCACTCTACACCGAGTTCTACTGGCAGATTGACCTGCACAACCTCTTTCACTTTCTCAAGCTGCGCTTAGACCCTCACGCGCAACGTGAAATCCGCATGTACGCCGAGGCGCTTCTAGCGTTTGCCAAAGGGGTCGCGCCGGTCGCGTGCGCGGCGTTTGAAGAGCACGTGCTATGCGCCAAGACGTTCTCCAGGGGTGAGCTCGAGCTCTTGCGCGCGGCTATTGACAGCGGCGCACTCCAAGCAGCCCTGGAGACGAGCGACTTGCGCGCGTCACGTCGGCGTGAGCTGCTGGAGAAGCTGGGCTTTGCCGACGCGCAAAGGTTGGCCTAG
- a CDS encoding S-layer homology domain-containing protein produces MKKLLLATLALLIVSGAAAQSFPDVPEGSYAEEAVARLADLGIIIGFPDGTFRGNEPFNRYQAALVVSRLLDLIDSEFLSAEDLDTVRNALQELASDVAANEEAIAALEEALAGAAGADADAVAQLQTQLDALRVELDTAIAASQGLAALEQQVASNTSQIQQLTDLVTILNEDIAALATGGEVDPGFLEQIEQNTGDIANLREFVVLLRRDQVATTERVAALEASDAEQSARLDDLETRVTELEATAVAFSGSIGLEYDVRRLSGAEIPFDTDRIFGVGLEREEAPSFFTTGAADLNDDGDQTDMGERAEDRQDIFQQRGRFRPVLELNVDFSAERGLAPASGLNQFESTVALRLREARVLQSGADITDPTFDFTNPDNYFTGYVFEFTGITATLGPIGADPINFFFGQEPGADFSAYVFESLGPGFRVEIGSPDFLAFLQPTLELAYGVYEQGGDAQNDPVELPDHRAPQLSLGGAPQPNPWTDAYYRGVRGTLTPFSGPDFSMTGGFSVGQIAGNAGDNADAANDNIEVTAWSLDGQVNLSVFNLEFEYAANDIPQGALFQQGNQVLRDEEGNLVDFEGNPLEEGAAGIPVVQEIDSTSLVYAELTVDTEAAGLPLLRSLSANYRSIPQFWYGLKYDTDTFPWSLDQVGYGAEATVGLSIFNLTGFVDTYTITNPATETGVDGAPVTGTEVFAYGARLGVEVFRAIEVYGFYNVVTLDGQQVEALDPARRNEAYVAGVGLGVEHDGAAANALVPGLNFNVAYDLLSGSIAAATVDTEVTVGPFALSPYVGFDRSFSAGQFTDDTIELRAGTGLATEPLDLPLAPSFLANVNFRNTDHFDVAADVDDYTATVLQYSVGIQFTEFLLPESSLGVRYGSFTGENIVVEPNTIGSGDFASDISGGGNAARRDVPGTGTQSTEGYEVVWNYYGLELAYGAYTNTNPPASPNPGLTGGQAFAIRYTVEF; encoded by the coding sequence ATGAAAAAGCTTCTTCTTGCCACCCTAGCTCTGCTCATCGTGAGCGGCGCTGCGGCGCAGTCCTTCCCGGACGTTCCGGAAGGGTCTTACGCCGAAGAGGCCGTTGCGCGGCTGGCCGATCTAGGCATCATTATCGGCTTCCCGGACGGAACCTTCCGCGGTAACGAACCCTTTAACCGTTACCAAGCGGCGCTCGTCGTCTCCCGTTTGCTCGACCTCATCGACAGCGAATTCCTCTCTGCCGAGGACCTCGACACGGTGCGCAACGCGCTGCAGGAGCTCGCTTCGGACGTCGCTGCCAACGAAGAGGCGATTGCCGCGCTCGAGGAGGCGCTTGCGGGCGCCGCGGGCGCCGACGCCGACGCCGTCGCGCAGCTGCAGACGCAGCTCGACGCGCTGCGCGTGGAGCTCGACACCGCGATCGCCGCCTCGCAGGGGCTCGCCGCGCTCGAGCAGCAGGTCGCCAGCAACACCTCGCAGATCCAGCAGCTCACCGACCTCGTCACCATCCTCAACGAGGACATCGCGGCGCTCGCGACTGGCGGTGAGGTCGACCCCGGTTTCTTGGAGCAGATCGAACAGAACACCGGCGACATCGCCAACCTGCGCGAGTTCGTGGTGCTGCTGCGCCGCGACCAGGTTGCGACGACCGAGCGCGTCGCCGCGCTTGAAGCCAGCGACGCCGAGCAGAGCGCGCGCTTAGACGACCTCGAAACGCGCGTCACCGAGCTCGAAGCGACCGCCGTCGCCTTTAGCGGCTCCATCGGCCTCGAGTACGACGTGCGGCGTTTGAGCGGTGCGGAGATCCCCTTCGACACCGACCGCATCTTCGGCGTCGGCCTAGAGCGCGAGGAAGCGCCCTCGTTCTTCACCACAGGCGCCGCTGACCTCAACGACGACGGCGACCAGACCGACATGGGTGAGCGCGCCGAGGACCGCCAGGACATCTTCCAGCAGCGCGGCCGCTTCCGCCCCGTGCTCGAACTCAACGTCGACTTCTCCGCCGAGCGCGGCCTCGCGCCCGCGTCGGGGCTCAACCAGTTCGAGTCGACCGTGGCGCTCAGGCTCCGCGAAGCGCGCGTGCTGCAGAGCGGCGCGGATATCACCGACCCCACCTTCGACTTCACGAACCCCGACAACTACTTCACCGGCTACGTCTTCGAGTTCACCGGGATCACCGCCACCTTGGGCCCCATCGGCGCCGACCCGATCAACTTCTTTTTCGGTCAGGAGCCCGGTGCGGACTTCTCCGCCTACGTCTTCGAGAGCCTAGGCCCCGGCTTCCGCGTCGAGATCGGCTCGCCCGACTTCTTGGCCTTCTTGCAGCCCACCCTCGAGCTCGCCTACGGTGTCTACGAGCAGGGCGGCGACGCGCAGAACGACCCGGTCGAACTCCCCGACCACCGCGCGCCGCAGCTCTCGTTGGGTGGCGCGCCGCAGCCCAACCCCTGGACCGACGCCTACTACCGCGGGGTCCGCGGTACGCTCACGCCCTTCTCGGGTCCGGACTTCTCGATGACCGGGGGCTTCTCGGTCGGTCAGATCGCGGGTAACGCCGGCGACAACGCCGACGCCGCGAACGACAACATCGAGGTGACCGCTTGGAGCTTGGACGGTCAAGTCAACCTGAGCGTCTTTAACCTCGAGTTCGAGTACGCCGCCAACGACATCCCGCAGGGCGCCCTCTTCCAGCAGGGCAACCAGGTGCTGCGCGACGAGGAGGGCAACCTCGTCGACTTCGAAGGCAACCCCCTCGAAGAGGGCGCCGCTGGTATCCCCGTCGTCCAGGAGATCGACAGCACCTCGCTCGTCTACGCCGAGCTGACCGTAGACACCGAAGCCGCCGGCTTGCCGCTCCTGCGCAGCCTCTCGGCCAACTACCGCTCGATCCCGCAGTTCTGGTACGGCCTCAAGTACGACACCGACACCTTCCCCTGGAGCCTCGACCAAGTCGGTTACGGCGCCGAGGCGACGGTCGGCCTGTCGATCTTTAACCTCACCGGTTTCGTCGACACCTACACCATCACCAACCCCGCGACCGAAACGGGCGTCGATGGCGCGCCGGTGACCGGTACGGAGGTCTTCGCCTACGGTGCGCGCTTGGGCGTCGAGGTCTTCCGCGCGATCGAAGTGTACGGCTTCTACAACGTCGTGACCTTAGACGGCCAGCAGGTCGAGGCGCTTGACCCCGCGAGGCGCAACGAGGCGTACGTCGCCGGCGTCGGCCTCGGCGTCGAGCACGACGGTGCGGCCGCCAACGCGCTCGTCCCGGGCCTTAACTTCAACGTGGCTTACGACCTGCTGAGCGGTAGCATCGCCGCCGCGACGGTCGACACCGAAGTGACCGTCGGCCCCTTTGCGCTCTCGCCCTACGTCGGCTTCGACCGCAGCTTTAGCGCGGGCCAGTTCACCGACGACACCATCGAGCTGCGCGCGGGTACGGGCCTCGCCACCGAGCCCCTCGACCTCCCGCTCGCCCCGAGCTTCTTGGCCAACGTCAACTTCCGCAACACCGACCACTTCGACGTCGCCGCGGATGTGGACGACTACACCGCGACCGTGCTGCAGTACTCGGTCGGCATCCAGTTCACCGAGTTCCTCCTGCCGGAGAGCAGCCTGGGCGTCCGCTACGGTTCGTTCACGGGCGAGAACATCGTCGTCGAACCCAACACCATCGGTTCGGGTGACTTCGCCAGCGACATCTCGGGTGGCGGCAACGCGGCCCGTCGCGACGTGCCGGGGACGGGGACGCAGTCGACCGAAGGGTACGAGGTCGTCTGGAACTACTACGGCCTCGAGCTCGCCTACGGTGCCTACACCAACACCAACCCCCCGGCAAGCCCCAACCCGGGCCTCACCGGTGGTCAAGCCTTCGCCATCCGCTACACCGTCGAGTTCTAA
- a CDS encoding transferase hexapeptide repeat containing protein, with product MLTCYDLFDLSRVSPNLRPLLEVTRPWEVLAKLDAFCTEIPDQRLGEVHPTAVLVGNVYLEAGAKVGPHALIEGPAWIAAGAEVGHGAYLRGGVVLAAGAKVGHATEVKRALFLEGAKAPHFNYVGDTVLGRGVNLGAGVKLANLKTFGDTIEVAGESTGLRKFGAALGDGVSIGCNAVTAPGTIVGPRTIIYHGATVRGVVPADVVVKLKQPLQTVPRRDP from the coding sequence ATGCTGACCTGCTATGACCTCTTCGACCTCTCGCGCGTCTCACCGAACTTGCGGCCCCTGCTCGAGGTAACGCGCCCCTGGGAGGTGCTCGCCAAGCTCGACGCCTTTTGTACCGAGATCCCCGACCAGCGCCTCGGCGAGGTGCACCCGACGGCGGTGCTCGTCGGCAACGTGTACCTCGAAGCGGGGGCGAAGGTCGGACCCCACGCCCTGATCGAGGGCCCAGCGTGGATCGCCGCGGGCGCCGAGGTCGGGCACGGCGCCTACCTCCGCGGGGGGGTGGTCCTGGCGGCAGGGGCGAAGGTCGGTCACGCCACCGAGGTCAAACGCGCGCTCTTTTTGGAGGGGGCCAAAGCGCCGCACTTCAACTACGTCGGCGACACCGTGCTCGGCCGCGGGGTCAACTTGGGCGCGGGGGTCAAGCTCGCCAACCTCAAGACCTTCGGCGACACCATCGAGGTCGCGGGGGAGAGCACGGGGCTGCGCAAGTTCGGCGCCGCCCTGGGCGATGGGGTGTCGATCGGCTGCAACGCGGTGACCGCCCCGGGGACCATCGTCGGGCCGCGGACGATCATCTATCACGGGGCAACGGTGCGCGGTGTGGTACCGGCCGACGTCGTCGTCAAGCTCAAGCAGCCGCTTCAGACGGTACCGCGCCGCGACCCTTAG
- a CDS encoding rhomboid family intramembrane serine protease, with translation MFPLHDANPRHGPSFVNWALIALNVAVFFYSLGVSPFEARTLVLTYAFIPQFFFFDPLGNAYRLLSSLFLHGGLAHILGNMFFLYVFGDNVEDRLGHGRYLLFYLLGGVVATLAHGVFVPGSPVPMIGASGAVSAVLGAYIVLFPRQRILTFVPPLFLFWLPAWLYLGYWALIQLLEAFGGLVVMGTGGGIAWWAHVGGFFFGVFAVRSFARPRGL, from the coding sequence ATGTTCCCGCTTCACGACGCCAACCCTCGCCACGGCCCCTCGTTCGTCAACTGGGCGCTGATCGCCCTTAACGTCGCCGTCTTTTTCTACAGCCTCGGGGTGTCGCCGTTTGAGGCGCGGACGCTCGTGTTGACCTACGCCTTTATCCCGCAGTTTTTCTTTTTCGACCCGCTCGGCAACGCCTACCGCCTCCTCAGCAGCCTCTTCCTGCACGGCGGGCTCGCCCACATCCTCGGCAACATGTTTTTCCTGTACGTCTTCGGGGACAACGTCGAAGACCGCCTGGGCCACGGGCGCTACCTGCTGTTTTACCTCCTGGGGGGCGTCGTGGCGACGCTCGCGCACGGCGTGTTCGTACCGGGGTCGCCGGTGCCGATGATCGGCGCTTCGGGGGCGGTGAGCGCGGTGCTCGGCGCCTACATCGTGCTGTTTCCGCGCCAGCGCATCCTCACCTTCGTCCCCCCCTTGTTCCTCTTCTGGCTTCCCGCTTGGCTCTACCTCGGGTACTGGGCGCTGATCCAGCTGCTCGAGGCCTTCGGCGGTCTCGTGGTGATGGGGACGGGGGGCGGGATCGCGTGGTGGGCGCACGTGGGCGGCTTTTTCTTCGGGGTGTTCGCGGTGCGCTCGTTCGCGCGCCCCCGCGGCCTCTAG